One window from the genome of Montipora foliosa isolate CH-2021 chromosome 5, ASM3666993v2, whole genome shotgun sequence encodes:
- the LOC138003237 gene encoding potassium voltage-gated channel subfamily A member 2-like: MHAISAVAAPRINDGYDISDRYIYRADSLDQRPHTFTAADAGIRIRINVRGLIFETYEQTLAQYPETLLGSPSKRVEYYNPLSKEYFFDRDKSVFDSILFFYQSCGILSCPEHIPREDFLEEIKFFQLHEVDKRYKQEIEPEETLAAPPVEMPAHPIRRKIWQLFEYPDSSIYADLLAKFSLFVIIMSTITFCIETLPSFSRKTICWSLNAKTVNESRLHNASNLLVNSSHPAVSVETHCYIKERGSYWQSIETAYVVWFTFEYVIRAICAPRRIKFLTSALGIVDFLAILPFYITVLVQDDGTSFMSFPVLRIIRLVRVLRVLKLSRYSKGLKVLAKTLSISGKDLPSLLAVLIINVVLFSSVIYYIENDIQNNDFDSIPDAFWWAIVTMTAVGYGDKVPKGALGKFIGAICAISGIVVLFCFPTPVLLSHFEEMYQKKSDPGEKSKEKEDKQQKEREHCGDESIEKKQTEVHVTGKRERIEIYI, from the coding sequence ATGCATGCAATATCAGCTGTTGCTGCCCCGCGAATTAATGATGGATACGACATATCGGACCGCTATATCTACAGAGCGGATAGCCTTGATCAACGCCCGCACACGTTTACTGCTGCAGACGCTGGAATCAGAATTCGTATCAATGTCAGGGGTTTGATTTTCGAGACATACGAACAGACACTGGCCCAATACCCAGAGACACTGCTCGGCTCACCCAGTAAACGAGTAGAATACTACAACCCTTTAAGTAAAGAATACTTTTTTGATCGGGACAAATCGGTGTTTGATTCTATTCTGTTCTTCTACCAATCGTGTGGGATATTGTCTTGTCCGGAGCACATCCCGCGGGAAGATTTCCTGGAAGAGATCAAGTTTTTCCAGTTACACGAGGTTGATAAAAGATACAAACAAGAAATCGAACCAGAGGAAACATTAGCTGCACCGCCAGTTGAGATGCCAGCACATCCAATAAGACGAAAGATCTGGCAGCTTTTCGAATATCCTGATTCATCTATTTACGCTGATTTGTTGgcgaaattttctttatttgtcataattatgtctacaattACGTTTTGCATCGAGACTTTGCCTTCCTTTAGTCGAAAAACGATATGCTGGAGCTTGAATGCAAAGACTGTGAATGAATCTAGGCTTCACAACGCATCGAATTTACTTGTCAACAGCTCACATCCAGCTGTTTCTGTGGAAACTCACTGCTACATCAAAGAACGCGGAAGTTACTGGCAAAGCATAGAGACAGCTTACGTTGTGTGGTTCACTTTTGAATACGTTATAAGGGCTATTTGCGCTCCTCGAAGAATCAAGTTTCTAACGTCAGCCCTTGGTATTGTTGATTTTTTAGCGATTTTACCGTTTTATATTACCGTCTTGGTTCAAGATGATGGAACATcgtttatgtcatttccggttcTACGGATAATTCGATTGGTGCGTGTATTACGGGTTTTGAAACTTTCTCGTTACAGCAAAGGCTTGAAAGTGCTTGCTAAGACGCTTTCAATAAGTGGGAAAGACCTGCCATCATTACTGGCTGTTTTAATTATCAATGTGGTTCTGTTTTCGAGCGTCATATATTACATAGAAAACGACATCCAGAACAATGATTTTGACAGTATCCCTGATGCCTTTTGGTGGGCAATCGTTACTATGACCGCAGTTGGTTATGGGGACAAAGTGCCGAAGGGTGCATTGGGTAAATTTATCGGAGCTATCTGTGCAATCTCGGGAATTGTGGTGCTATTTTGCTTTCCGACGCCAGTTCTTCTTTCGCATTttgaagaaatgtaccaaaagaAGAGTGATCCTGGGGAAAAATCGAAAGAGAAAGAGGATAAACAACAGAAGGAGCGTGAACACTGTGGCGACGAATCAATTGAGAAAAAACAGACAGAGGTGCATGTGACGGGGAAAAGGGAACGCATTGAGATTTACATTTGA